A portion of the Osmerus mordax isolate fOsmMor3 chromosome 22, fOsmMor3.pri, whole genome shotgun sequence genome contains these proteins:
- the trim63a gene encoding E3 ubiquitin-protein ligase TRIM63a, with translation MDIQTSQVVRPPSPMESLERQLSCPICLDMFTKPVVILPCQHNLCRGCASDLYDSRNPYHYSGGIFRCPTCRFEVVLDRHGVYGLQRNLLVENIIDLYKAQQEKGGESMGGGSLEPPMKDKDTKEAKCKEHEDERINIYCVTCQTPTCSMCKVFGQHKDCEVTTLESVYQTQKTELRNAVEMLAAGNSCVQAVMAQLDDMSKSIQENGELQKRHLSESFDLLYAILEERKGQLVEKISQEEEEKVQVIRSLVEQHKVHLEASNQLKERASKSLELGGAAEFLVSAKELMSQAKEVARGAQVQRPEPGYESMDHLVLNTEDVEVLLAQMDFGVNDDDVESEEDE, from the coding sequence atggATATCCAGACCAGCCAAGTGGTGCGACCTCCCAGCCCGATGGAGAGCCTTGAGAGGCAGCTGAGCTGCCCCATCTGCCTGGACATGTTCACCAAGCCCGTGGTCATCCTGCCCTGCCAGCACAACCTCTGTCGCGGCTGCGCCAGCGACCTCTACGACTCCCGCAACCCCTACCACTACTCCGGGGGCATCTTCCGCTGCCCCACCTGCCGCTTCGAGGTGGTGCTGGACCGCCACGGCGTCTACGGTCTGCAGAGGAACCTGCTGGTGGAGAACATCATCGACCTCTACAAGGCCCAGCAGGAGAAGGGCGGCGAGAGCATGGGCGGAGGGTCTCTGGAGCCTCCGATGAAGGACAAGGACACCAAGGAGGCCAAGTGCAAGGAGCACGAGGACGAGAGGATCAACATCTACTGCGTCACCTGCCAGACCCCCACCTGCTCCATGTGCAAGGTGTTCGGCCAGCACAAGGACTGCGAGGTGACCACGCTGGAGAGCGTCTACCAGACCCAGAAGACCGAGCTGCGCAACGCCGTGGAAATGCTCGCGGCGGGCAACAGCTGCGTCCAGGCGGTCATGGCCCAGCTGGATGACATGAGCAAGAGCATCCAGGAGAACGGGGAGCTGCAGAAGAGACACCTGAGCGAGAGCTTCGACCTGCTCTACGCCATCCTGGAAGAGCGCAAGGGCCAGCTGGTGGAGAAGATCagccaggaggaagaggagaaggtccaGGTGATCAGGTCTCTGGTGGAACAGCACAAGGTGCATCTTGAGGCTAGCAACCAGCTGAAGGAGAGGGCGTCGAAGAGTTTGGAGCTGGGAGGGGCGGCGGAGTTCCTGGTGAGCGCCAAGGAGCTGATGTCCCAGGCCAAGGAGGTAGCCAGGGGAGCCCAGGTACAGAGGCCAGAGCCAGGCTACGAAAGCATGGACCACCTCGTCCTAAACACAGAGGATGTGGAGGTCCTTCTAGCCCAGATGGACTTTGGAGTCAATGATGACGATGTAGAGTCAGAAGAAGACGAATAG
- the mlpha gene encoding melanophilin a isoform X1 produces the protein MDCKLDLSRLTDEEAKHVWEVIQRDFNLRKNEEERLGELKTKIEKEDTKLELLGSETPLAVSHCIRCLQPFKFLVNSKRECLDCKLSICKACSRYNKKEMGWVCDPCRMTRVLKIGSAGWYHDNVRSRFKRFGSAKVMKSLYKRLNGEGTREDDTQSMPDVRHTSNGHEEEHAEAEAQRYKMMRKNKRLLSVHPLDFDVEEYVPYSHSRRQSFQLIQEERGEYRNDVEYLNDMHHHRMNRRKSLDKYIRHDEGPFADPRMVRARSLSKIGSSMARQQYVDTSEEEELQRYPMYQPPPRRRPSRASSQENLGGPPPINELNKRMSAIESLLNRLEEKMTVPSDETTPQTTAQLEEEKLRRKLSELAGNVSDKGLSSDEETGKKLSLVKGTPVRSGPSAAPPRDQVLSSSSDEMPTEAQKVYMTAGKSFDLEKKLRLLEHSATNRFGGATDSELSELEDALAITAARVQSTESEVSDIENKIAALSATGGDKAKKKVTGSQQRKRYTQDFPTKTSNGSGSLRK, from the exons ATGGACTGCAAACTGGACCTTTCGAGACTCACAGATGAGGAGGCTAAACATGTGTGGGAAGTCATTCAGAGGGACTTCAACCTGAGGAAGaacgaggaggagagactggg CGAGCTGAAGACTAAGATCGAGAAGGAGGACACCAAGCTGGAGCTGCTGGGGTCGGAGACCCCGCTTGCGGTCTCTCACTGCATTCGCTGCCTGCAGCCCTTCAAGTTCCTGGTGAACAGCAAGCGAGAGTGTCTGGACTGCAAGCTCTCCATCTGCAAGGCCTGCAGCCGCTACAACAAGAAGGAGATGGGATGGGTGTGTGACCCCTGTCGGATGACCAG GGTCCTGAAAATCGGCAGTGCCGGATGGTACCATGACAACGTACGCAGCCGCTTCAAGAGATTCGGCAGTGCCAAAGTGATGAAGTCCCTCTACAAGCGTCTGAACGGAGAGG GAACTCGTGAAGATGATACACAGAGCATGCCGGATGTTCGCC ACACATCCAATGGCCACGAGGAAGAGCATGCGGAGGCCGAAGCGCAGCGCTACAAGATG ATGCGCAAGAACAAGCGGCTGCTCTCTGTCCACCCCCTGGATTTCGACGTGGAGGAGTATGTACCCTACTCCCACTCCCGACGACAGTCCTTCCAG CTCATCCAGGAGGAGCGAGGCGAGTACAGGAACGATGTGGAGTACCTCAACGACATGCACCACCACCGCATGAACCGCAGGAAGAGTCTGGACAAGTACATACGGCATG ATGAAGGTCCATTCGCAGACCCCAGGATGGTGCGCGCCCGCTCCCTGTCCAAGATCGGCTCTTCCATGGCTCGCCAGCAGTACGTGGACacgtcagaggaggaggagctccaACGCTACCCCATGTACCAGCCCCCGCCCCGCCGCCGACCCAGCAGAGCCTCCTCCCAGGAGAACCTGGGGGGACCACcgccg ATAAATGAGTTGAACAAACGCATGTCCGCCATCGAGAGCCTCCTTAACCGACTAGAGGAGAAGATGACCGTGCCCTCTGATGAG ACGACCCCTCAGACCACCgctcagctggaggaggagaaactcCGGCGGAAGCTGAGCGAATTGGCGGGCAACGTCAGCGACAAGGGTCTCTCCTCCGACGAGGAGACGGGGAAGAAGCTGTCCCTGGTCAAGGGGACCCCTGTGAGGAGTGGCCCCTCGGCGGCCCCTCCACGGGACCAGGTCCTGAGCTCCTCCAGTGACGAGATGCCCACCGAGGCTCAGAAG GTGTACATGACCGCCGGGAAGTCGTTCGACCTGGAGAAGAAGCTGAGGCTACTGGAACACAGCGCTACCAACCGCTTCGGGGGGGCCACGGACTCAGAGCTGTCTGAGCTGGAGGACGCGCTGGCCATCACGGCTGCCAGAgttcagagcacagagagcgaG GTGTCCGACATTGAGAATAAGATTGCTGCCCTCAGTGCCACAGGAGGGGATAAGGCTAAGAAAAAG GTCACAGGCAGTCAGCAGAGGAAACGATACACCCAGGACTTTCCCACAA AAACCAGCAATGGCTCAGGGTCTCTCCGGAAATAA
- the mlpha gene encoding melanophilin a isoform X3: MDCKLDLSRLTDEEAKHVWEVIQRDFNLRKNEEERLGELKTKIEKEDTKLELLGSETPLAVSHCIRCLQPFKFLVNSKRECLDCKLSICKACSRYNKKEMGWVCDPCRMTRVLKIGSAGWYHDNVRSRFKRFGSAKVMKSLYKRLNGEGTREDDTQSMPDVRHTSNGHEEEHAEAEAQRYKMMRKNKRLLSVHPLDFDVEEYVPYSHSRRQSFQLIQEERGEYRNDVEYLNDMHHHRMNRRKSLDKYIRHDEGPFADPRMVRARSLSKIGSSMARQQYVDTSEEEELQRYPMYQPPPRRRPSRASSQENLGGPPPINELNKRMSAIESLLNRLEEKMTVPSDETTPQTTAQLEEEKLRRKLSELAGNVSDKGLSSDEETGKKLSLVKGTPVRSGPSAAPPRDQVLSSSSDEMPTEAQKT, translated from the exons ATGGACTGCAAACTGGACCTTTCGAGACTCACAGATGAGGAGGCTAAACATGTGTGGGAAGTCATTCAGAGGGACTTCAACCTGAGGAAGaacgaggaggagagactggg CGAGCTGAAGACTAAGATCGAGAAGGAGGACACCAAGCTGGAGCTGCTGGGGTCGGAGACCCCGCTTGCGGTCTCTCACTGCATTCGCTGCCTGCAGCCCTTCAAGTTCCTGGTGAACAGCAAGCGAGAGTGTCTGGACTGCAAGCTCTCCATCTGCAAGGCCTGCAGCCGCTACAACAAGAAGGAGATGGGATGGGTGTGTGACCCCTGTCGGATGACCAG GGTCCTGAAAATCGGCAGTGCCGGATGGTACCATGACAACGTACGCAGCCGCTTCAAGAGATTCGGCAGTGCCAAAGTGATGAAGTCCCTCTACAAGCGTCTGAACGGAGAGG GAACTCGTGAAGATGATACACAGAGCATGCCGGATGTTCGCC ACACATCCAATGGCCACGAGGAAGAGCATGCGGAGGCCGAAGCGCAGCGCTACAAGATG ATGCGCAAGAACAAGCGGCTGCTCTCTGTCCACCCCCTGGATTTCGACGTGGAGGAGTATGTACCCTACTCCCACTCCCGACGACAGTCCTTCCAG CTCATCCAGGAGGAGCGAGGCGAGTACAGGAACGATGTGGAGTACCTCAACGACATGCACCACCACCGCATGAACCGCAGGAAGAGTCTGGACAAGTACATACGGCATG ATGAAGGTCCATTCGCAGACCCCAGGATGGTGCGCGCCCGCTCCCTGTCCAAGATCGGCTCTTCCATGGCTCGCCAGCAGTACGTGGACacgtcagaggaggaggagctccaACGCTACCCCATGTACCAGCCCCCGCCCCGCCGCCGACCCAGCAGAGCCTCCTCCCAGGAGAACCTGGGGGGACCACcgccg ATAAATGAGTTGAACAAACGCATGTCCGCCATCGAGAGCCTCCTTAACCGACTAGAGGAGAAGATGACCGTGCCCTCTGATGAG ACGACCCCTCAGACCACCgctcagctggaggaggagaaactcCGGCGGAAGCTGAGCGAATTGGCGGGCAACGTCAGCGACAAGGGTCTCTCCTCCGACGAGGAGACGGGGAAGAAGCTGTCCCTGGTCAAGGGGACCCCTGTGAGGAGTGGCCCCTCGGCGGCCCCTCCACGGGACCAGGTCCTGAGCTCCTCCAGTGACGAGATGCCCACCGAGGCTCAGAAG ACATGA
- the mlpha gene encoding melanophilin a isoform X2 yields the protein MDCKLDLSRLTDEEAKHVWEVIQRDFNLRKNEEERLGELKTKIEKEDTKLELLGSETPLAVSHCIRCLQPFKFLVNSKRECLDCKLSICKACSRYNKKEMGWVCDPCRMTRVLKIGSAGWYHDNVRSRFKRFGSAKVMKSLYKRLNGEGTREDDTQSMPDVRHTSNGHEEEHAEAEAQRYKMMRKNKRLLSVHPLDFDVEEYVPYSHSRRQSFQLIQEERGEYRNDVEYLNDMHHHRMNRRKSLDKYIRHDEGPFADPRMVRARSLSKIGSSMARQQYVDTSEEEELQRYPMYQPPPRRRPSRASSQENLGGPPPINELNKRMSAIESLLNRLEEKMTVPSDETTPQTTAQLEEEKLRRKLSELAGNVSDKGLSSDEETGKKLSLVKGTPVRSGPSAAPPRDQVLSSSSDEMPTEAQKRSTAAALCDITTEVLRTINATESAMTEYGPSKPIDRSLLIGTDVKQADEAYRELEENVSLKLAPPLSPLSYHVQIAVCLSVGLWSYARALSF from the exons ATGGACTGCAAACTGGACCTTTCGAGACTCACAGATGAGGAGGCTAAACATGTGTGGGAAGTCATTCAGAGGGACTTCAACCTGAGGAAGaacgaggaggagagactggg CGAGCTGAAGACTAAGATCGAGAAGGAGGACACCAAGCTGGAGCTGCTGGGGTCGGAGACCCCGCTTGCGGTCTCTCACTGCATTCGCTGCCTGCAGCCCTTCAAGTTCCTGGTGAACAGCAAGCGAGAGTGTCTGGACTGCAAGCTCTCCATCTGCAAGGCCTGCAGCCGCTACAACAAGAAGGAGATGGGATGGGTGTGTGACCCCTGTCGGATGACCAG GGTCCTGAAAATCGGCAGTGCCGGATGGTACCATGACAACGTACGCAGCCGCTTCAAGAGATTCGGCAGTGCCAAAGTGATGAAGTCCCTCTACAAGCGTCTGAACGGAGAGG GAACTCGTGAAGATGATACACAGAGCATGCCGGATGTTCGCC ACACATCCAATGGCCACGAGGAAGAGCATGCGGAGGCCGAAGCGCAGCGCTACAAGATG ATGCGCAAGAACAAGCGGCTGCTCTCTGTCCACCCCCTGGATTTCGACGTGGAGGAGTATGTACCCTACTCCCACTCCCGACGACAGTCCTTCCAG CTCATCCAGGAGGAGCGAGGCGAGTACAGGAACGATGTGGAGTACCTCAACGACATGCACCACCACCGCATGAACCGCAGGAAGAGTCTGGACAAGTACATACGGCATG ATGAAGGTCCATTCGCAGACCCCAGGATGGTGCGCGCCCGCTCCCTGTCCAAGATCGGCTCTTCCATGGCTCGCCAGCAGTACGTGGACacgtcagaggaggaggagctccaACGCTACCCCATGTACCAGCCCCCGCCCCGCCGCCGACCCAGCAGAGCCTCCTCCCAGGAGAACCTGGGGGGACCACcgccg ATAAATGAGTTGAACAAACGCATGTCCGCCATCGAGAGCCTCCTTAACCGACTAGAGGAGAAGATGACCGTGCCCTCTGATGAG ACGACCCCTCAGACCACCgctcagctggaggaggagaaactcCGGCGGAAGCTGAGCGAATTGGCGGGCAACGTCAGCGACAAGGGTCTCTCCTCCGACGAGGAGACGGGGAAGAAGCTGTCCCTGGTCAAGGGGACCCCTGTGAGGAGTGGCCCCTCGGCGGCCCCTCCACGGGACCAGGTCCTGAGCTCCTCCAGTGACGAGATGCCCACCGAGGCTCAGAAG AGATCCACTGCGGcggccctctgtgacatcaccaCAGAGGTTCTAAGAACCATTAATGCCACTGAAAGTGCAATGACCGAATACGGCCCATCAAAGCCTATTGACAGATCCCTTTTAATTGGGACTGATGTAAAGCAAGCAGATGAGGCTTACAGGGAACTTGAGGAAAATGTAAGCTTAAAACtcgcaccccccctctcccccctaagCTATCATGTCCAAATAGCTGTTTGTTTAAGTGTAGGTCTGTGGAGCTATGCCCGTGCACTTTCTTTCTAA